In the genome of Paracoccus tegillarcae, one region contains:
- a CDS encoding SulP family inorganic anion transporter: MSDFMDRALPPRRWLSRVTAETLRQDAFAGFSNAAIVIPQGVAFATIAGLPPEMGLYTAMITAAIAAFWGSSMVMISGPTTAISAVIFATLQDLAPPGTARFVELALMITILVGLIQLAAGLARLGGLVSFVSHSVMTAFTAAAAVLIATSQLPGAFGVPVESGGNVLERLRRLVESLPETSALSLSIAAVTLGSLLICQRFARRLPGFLIALIIGSVLCHLLGGAANGVAMVGEISAAFPVFAPPTGVIGDIGALTPGAMAIALVGLLEAISIGRAFAVRRKEKFDANQEMIGQGLSNAVGGFFQCYAGSGSFTRSGVNAEAGARTPIAGILSSLFLAVMLLMFSDLIRFIPVPAMAGLILYVAWRLIDFRELRRVVGSSRSETVILALTLLAGLLVELDFAIYVGVIASFAVFIYQSSHPSIRVSAPVISATGRRKFRNADLHGIPECPQIVTIRIDGPLYFGSVEHVEREFETMRRQRPGQRHVLFYLKGVGKIDLAGADFLIDAIRQIRAEGGTFHIIALFPPLLDSLRRFHVLEEIGEDHLHISKGDALAAAIPHIDYGICATCTKRVFLECSDLPGASTTTGQGDEAAYKQNGSR; the protein is encoded by the coding sequence ATGTCTGACTTCATGGACCGCGCGCTCCCGCCGCGACGGTGGCTCTCACGGGTTACAGCGGAAACTTTGCGCCAAGATGCATTTGCCGGGTTCTCCAACGCCGCGATTGTCATCCCGCAAGGGGTCGCCTTCGCCACCATCGCCGGATTGCCGCCGGAAATGGGTTTGTATACGGCCATGATCACCGCCGCCATCGCCGCCTTCTGGGGCTCATCGATGGTGATGATCTCGGGGCCGACCACCGCGATTTCCGCTGTAATCTTCGCCACCTTGCAAGACCTCGCACCGCCGGGCACTGCACGCTTCGTCGAGTTGGCATTGATGATCACGATCCTTGTGGGGTTGATCCAGCTGGCAGCAGGGCTTGCCCGGCTTGGGGGATTGGTGTCCTTCGTTTCGCATTCGGTGATGACCGCCTTCACCGCCGCCGCCGCAGTTCTGATCGCGACATCGCAATTGCCCGGCGCATTCGGTGTGCCTGTGGAGAGTGGCGGCAATGTGCTGGAACGTCTGCGCCGATTGGTCGAAAGCCTGCCCGAGACTTCGGCGCTGTCGCTGTCCATCGCGGCGGTCACTCTGGGCAGTTTGCTTATATGTCAGCGCTTCGCCCGGCGATTGCCCGGATTTCTGATCGCACTGATCATCGGTTCGGTGCTTTGTCATCTGCTTGGCGGGGCTGCAAACGGCGTTGCTATGGTGGGCGAGATATCCGCGGCGTTTCCGGTCTTCGCACCGCCCACCGGGGTTATTGGCGATATCGGTGCACTCACTCCGGGTGCCATGGCCATCGCACTTGTCGGTTTGCTGGAAGCAATCTCCATCGGCCGTGCTTTCGCCGTACGGCGCAAGGAAAAATTTGACGCCAACCAAGAAATGATCGGGCAAGGCTTGTCGAACGCCGTCGGCGGGTTCTTTCAATGCTATGCGGGCTCTGGGTCGTTCACACGCAGCGGCGTCAACGCCGAGGCCGGGGCCAGAACACCGATCGCCGGCATCCTGTCGAGCCTGTTTCTGGCCGTCATGCTTCTTATGTTCTCCGATCTCATCCGGTTCATCCCGGTGCCCGCAATGGCGGGGCTGATCCTCTACGTCGCCTGGCGTCTGATTGATTTCCGCGAATTGCGCCGCGTGGTCGGCTCCAGCCGCTCCGAGACGGTCATTCTCGCGCTGACGCTGCTGGCGGGCCTTCTGGTCGAACTGGATTTCGCGATTTACGTCGGCGTCATCGCCTCCTTCGCGGTCTTCATCTATCAAAGCTCGCACCCGTCAATCCGGGTAAGCGCACCAGTGATCAGCGCGACCGGCCGGCGCAAATTCCGCAATGCTGACCTGCACGGCATTCCCGAATGCCCCCAGATCGTCACGATCCGCATCGACGGTCCGCTGTATTTCGGCTCGGTCGAACATGTCGAGCGTGAGTTCGAAACGATGCGCCGCCAGCGCCCCGGACAGAGACATGTGCTGTTTTATCTCAAGGGGGTGGGCAAGATCGATCTCGCCGGCGCGGACTTCCTGATCGATGCCATCAGGCAGATCCGGGCCGAAGGTGGCACCTTTCATATCATCGCACTCTTCCCGCCACTTCTTGACAGCCTGCGGCGTTTTCACGTACTTGAAGAAATCGGCGAGGATCATCTGCATATCTCCAAAGGCGATGCCCTCGCCGCTGCGATCCCGCACATCGACTATGGAATCTGCGCCACCTGCACAAAACGGGTCTTTCTGGAATGTTCGGATTTGCCGGGCGCCTCGACGACAACAGGCCAAGGAGATGAAGCGGCTTACAAGCAAAACGGGTCCCGTTGA
- the pcaQ gene encoding pca operon transcription factor PcaQ, translating into MLYLIAIFGKNMDRRIKFRHLDAFSAIARARSFKSAAEQLSLTQPAISKTLKELEGILGTVLMERSRSGVALTPDGEVFLQFAEQSTAALRHGLRSLRATDGAAGQLKVGALPSVVAHLIPQTSVAFTTSNPDTLLEIHEGPHHDLISRLRSGSLDLVVGRLGRPETVTGLGFEPLYSEEVVIVARPDSAALAVRAFDALEAFRVLYPPRDSAIRSIVARLLISNGVPLFSNRIESTSAAFGRAVVEGDGNTVWIISRGVVARDIAAGHLVELDLDTAPTSGAVGIMTRAGAVPSAPTRAFARLLRQLSRET; encoded by the coding sequence ATGCTCTATTTAATTGCCATTTTTGGAAAGAATATGGACCGCCGCATCAAGTTTCGACACCTCGACGCCTTTAGCGCGATTGCGCGCGCGCGCAGTTTCAAATCGGCGGCGGAGCAACTGAGCCTGACGCAACCCGCGATTTCGAAGACCTTGAAAGAACTGGAGGGCATTCTCGGTACCGTGCTGATGGAACGAAGCCGGTCTGGTGTCGCGCTGACCCCGGATGGCGAGGTCTTTCTGCAATTTGCCGAACAAAGCACAGCGGCGCTGCGCCATGGTCTGCGCAGCCTGCGCGCCACCGATGGGGCTGCGGGACAACTGAAGGTGGGCGCTTTGCCCAGTGTCGTCGCACATCTGATTCCGCAGACATCCGTGGCATTTACGACGAGCAACCCCGATACCTTGCTCGAAATCCATGAAGGCCCACATCACGATTTGATATCCCGGCTCAGGAGCGGCAGCCTCGACCTTGTCGTAGGCCGCTTGGGGCGGCCCGAAACTGTGACCGGTCTGGGGTTTGAGCCGCTGTATTCCGAAGAGGTTGTCATCGTCGCGCGCCCCGACAGCGCGGCTCTGGCGGTAAGGGCGTTTGATGCGCTTGAAGCCTTTCGCGTGCTCTACCCTCCCAGGGATTCTGCAATAAGATCCATCGTCGCCCGGCTTTTGATTTCCAACGGCGTTCCGTTGTTTTCCAATCGGATCGAGTCGACGTCCGCTGCCTTTGGTCGCGCCGTGGTGGAAGGGGATGGCAACACCGTCTGGATCATCAGCCGCGGGGTCGTGGCGCGCGACATCGCCGCGGGGCATCTTGTCGAACTCGACCTCGACACGGCGCCGACCTCTGGTGCAGTCGGGATCATGACCCGCGCCGGTGCGGTGCCGTCCGCGCCAACCCGCGCTTTCGCCCGTCTTTTGCGCCAATTGAGCCGGGAAACCTGA
- a CDS encoding Rrf2 family transcriptional regulator — protein sequence MRLASEPETSRPAADIANEFGISRDHLAKGMAPLSRAGLIVTRRGGREDAILAKPANKISSGAIFRALHSEQPLIECFRQDGGRWTLPGRSLLRFPRAAASPAFVATQEESYRAEAAGLRPGVRP from the coding sequence ATGCGATTGGCATCTGAGCCAGAAACATCACGGCCAGCGGCCGATATTGCCAATGAATTTGGCATATCGCGCGACCATCTGGCCAAGGGAATGGCGCCGTTGTCGCGAGCCGGACTGATCGTGACCCGGCGCGGCGGCAGAGAGGATGCCATCTTGGCGAAACCGGCCAACAAAATCTCATCTGGCGCAATCTTTCGCGCGCTGCACTCCGAACAGCCGTTGATCGAGTGTTTCCGCCAGGATGGCGGCAGATGGACCCTGCCTGGCAGATCTTTGCTCAGGTTTCCACGGGCTGCGGCCAGCCCGGCCTTTGTCGCCACGCAGGAAGAATCTTATCGCGCTGAGGCCGCAGGCCTTCGCCCTGGGGTTCGACCATGA
- a CDS encoding AMP-binding protein, which produces MSIQKLEATALIRKNSIGFIEQVFSLNAARRPLVMVADEAQAGNLSGITVDRCIDPGDKTGWFTAKHPLIHDDLPAQVSYTSGTEGKPKGILLTYANMADASERIIDQMQMTADIREYVGVPATFSFGMGRYRAISAVGGHAYLPPRGFDPLELARMLTAGQVNALSAVPTLLRILLDAPGIIGDAGKKLRWMEIGSQAMTADEKLRIRQMFPNALIVQHYGLTEASRSTFLEVSGVSEDLLQSVGQPVGKTEIQLGDDKRIRIRGPHVAKSRVDADGLHDLLDADGWLHTSDLGHMQDGHLFFDGRADDVINCGGIKVAPDQLEQRIRAELEPGMHLAVAKVPDAQRGDGVLVAVQAGTDAIARVKTLAVAALQDMGVVAGSALHVMSVDTMPVTGSGKVQRNVLAQQFASQQPVQSDKNDEPAGDVSDVLSLFRHEFPGEKVEPDDSFESLGGDSLHYIQFSLAYEQRFGHLPDGWERLSAVQLQQTIGTGKQSSWRRLETATATRAFFMICIVALHTNAFIYSTNWGAAYFLVLLAGYSLARFQLPEIIRTGSVKTLWGTIKYVAVPAILMVAFLQVATHRFELLPLLLVSNYLDPHELKGFLLYFTEFYLQLLVLAAIFFSFTRVQNAFKARPMLSAVVLLVAVTVLAQAIEYFWNGDYNYHRTPWNYAWPFVLGMVLAVAKEPKEKLVALIIAMVAVLLKFGATSAAAYVAGGCAIVLFVQAFSVPAPVKVLVAEIAAGSLFIYLTHEVMISLVNKIFGHEMPWVALIAAIITGVILAHVYASASRIFARTISKMPAIRTSR; this is translated from the coding sequence ATGAGCATTCAGAAACTTGAAGCGACCGCGCTGATCCGCAAGAACTCTATCGGGTTCATCGAGCAGGTTTTTTCTCTTAACGCGGCGCGCAGGCCCCTGGTGATGGTGGCCGATGAGGCGCAGGCTGGAAATCTGTCGGGTATCACAGTCGACCGCTGCATCGATCCGGGCGACAAGACCGGCTGGTTCACGGCAAAACACCCATTGATCCATGACGATCTGCCCGCGCAGGTCAGCTATACGTCGGGGACCGAGGGCAAGCCCAAGGGCATTTTGCTGACTTATGCGAATATGGCCGATGCGTCCGAACGGATCATCGACCAGATGCAGATGACCGCCGATATCCGCGAATATGTGGGCGTGCCGGCGACCTTCAGCTTTGGCATGGGCCGTTACCGGGCCATCAGCGCCGTCGGTGGTCACGCCTATCTGCCGCCGCGCGGTTTCGACCCGCTTGAACTTGCGCGGATGCTGACGGCAGGCCAGGTCAACGCGCTGTCCGCCGTGCCGACACTGCTGCGTATCCTGCTGGATGCCCCGGGTATCATCGGCGATGCAGGCAAGAAACTTCGCTGGATGGAAATCGGCTCGCAGGCGATGACCGCCGACGAAAAGCTGCGCATCCGGCAGATGTTCCCCAATGCGCTGATTGTGCAGCATTACGGCCTGACCGAGGCGTCGCGCAGTACCTTTCTGGAAGTCTCGGGCGTGTCCGAGGATCTGTTGCAATCCGTTGGCCAGCCGGTCGGAAAGACCGAAATTCAGCTGGGCGACGACAAGCGTATCCGCATTCGCGGGCCCCATGTTGCGAAATCGCGTGTTGATGCCGACGGGCTGCATGACTTGCTGGACGCCGATGGTTGGCTGCACACCAGCGACCTTGGTCATATGCAGGACGGCCACCTTTTCTTTGATGGTCGTGCCGATGACGTAATCAATTGCGGCGGCATCAAGGTAGCCCCGGATCAGCTGGAGCAGCGCATTCGCGCGGAACTGGAACCCGGCATGCACCTCGCGGTCGCAAAGGTTCCCGACGCACAGCGCGGCGATGGTGTTCTGGTGGCGGTTCAAGCCGGCACCGACGCGATCGCGCGGGTCAAGACGCTTGCCGTCGCTGCCTTGCAGGATATGGGCGTCGTGGCCGGCAGCGCGCTGCACGTCATGTCGGTCGATACCATGCCCGTCACCGGCAGCGGCAAAGTGCAACGCAACGTTTTGGCGCAGCAATTCGCCTCGCAGCAGCCGGTGCAGTCTGACAAGAACGACGAGCCTGCCGGTGACGTCAGCGACGTCCTGTCCCTGTTCCGGCACGAATTTCCCGGTGAAAAGGTCGAGCCTGACGATTCATTCGAATCCCTGGGCGGCGACTCGCTGCATTACATCCAGTTTTCGCTGGCTTACGAACAACGTTTTGGGCATCTGCCCGACGGTTGGGAACGGCTAAGCGCGGTCCAGCTGCAGCAAACCATCGGCACGGGCAAACAGAGCAGTTGGCGACGACTGGAAACGGCAACTGCGACGCGCGCATTCTTCATGATCTGCATCGTCGCGCTGCACACCAATGCGTTCATTTACAGCACAAACTGGGGCGCGGCTTATTTTCTGGTTCTGTTGGCCGGCTATTCGCTCGCCCGCTTCCAATTGCCCGAGATTATCCGCACCGGCAGCGTAAAAACGCTGTGGGGTACGATCAAATACGTGGCGGTGCCCGCAATCCTGATGGTGGCCTTTCTGCAGGTTGCAACCCACCGCTTCGAGCTCTTACCCCTGCTGCTGGTCTCCAACTATCTTGATCCGCACGAGCTAAAAGGCTTCTTGCTGTATTTCACCGAATTCTACCTGCAATTGCTGGTGCTTGCGGCCATCTTCTTTTCCTTCACCAGAGTGCAGAATGCATTCAAGGCTCGACCGATGCTCAGCGCGGTTGTCCTGCTTGTTGCTGTCACCGTGCTTGCTCAGGCGATCGAATATTTCTGGAATGGCGATTACAACTATCATCGGACGCCGTGGAATTATGCCTGGCCCTTTGTTTTGGGCATGGTTCTGGCCGTCGCCAAAGAGCCGAAGGAAAAGCTGGTTGCGTTGATCATCGCTATGGTGGCGGTGTTGCTGAAATTCGGCGCGACCTCTGCTGCGGCATATGTGGCGGGTGGCTGTGCCATCGTCCTCTTCGTTCAGGCATTCTCGGTGCCCGCGCCGGTCAAGGTGCTGGTCGCTGAAATCGCCGCCGGTTCCCTGTTCATCTATCTGACCCACGAAGTGATGATATCCCTCGTGAACAAGATCTTTGGCCATGAAATGCCCTGGGTGGCGTTGATTGCGGCGATCATCACCGGCGTTATCCTTGCCCACGTCTATGCTTCGGCTTCGCGGATTTTCGCAAGGACCATCAGCAAGATGCCGGCCATACGAACGTCGCGCTAA
- a CDS encoding aromatic ring-hydroxylating oxygenase subunit alpha has translation MLREADVLSTLMRRKPAHSLAQDLYCDPGVFQVDLDQIWYREWLFTLPACEIPKAGNYVVHEVGDYSVVIVRGTDGQIRAFHNSCRHRGSVLCKTKKGSNPKLVCPYHQWTYELDGRLLWARDMGPDFDPSAHGLKAVHCRNLSGMVYICLADDAPSIDELAAETERYLAKHDLENSKVAFESTIIEQGNWKLVWENNRECYHCAGNHPSLCRTFPEDPRAVGNDDSGELLDIQKNHAERCNAVGALSAYKIAADGEWRFVRAPLLDTAESYTLDGKVAVTKPNSSFPFKDAGALLKFRYPGTWNHFLSDHIILFRVTPIGSMETEVCTKWLVHKDAVEGQDYDLKRLTEVWIATNAEDREVVENNQRGIRSPAYEPGPYSPTHEGGNIQFVDWYAAAMIRAITRSASRFAAE, from the coding sequence ATGCTTCGTGAAGCTGACGTGCTGTCCACCCTCATGCGCCGAAAGCCTGCGCACTCGCTTGCCCAGGACCTCTACTGCGACCCCGGCGTGTTTCAGGTCGACCTGGATCAGATCTGGTATCGCGAGTGGCTGTTCACCCTGCCCGCCTGCGAGATTCCGAAGGCAGGGAACTATGTCGTCCACGAGGTCGGGGATTATTCCGTCGTCATCGTGCGCGGAACGGATGGTCAGATCCGTGCCTTTCATAACTCTTGCCGCCATCGCGGATCAGTGCTGTGCAAAACCAAGAAAGGGTCGAACCCAAAGCTGGTCTGCCCCTATCATCAGTGGACCTACGAGCTTGATGGCCGCCTGCTCTGGGCCCGCGACATGGGACCTGATTTTGATCCGTCTGCACATGGCCTGAAGGCGGTGCACTGCCGCAACCTGTCAGGCATGGTCTATATCTGCCTTGCCGACGATGCGCCTTCGATCGACGAATTGGCGGCAGAGACCGAGCGCTATCTTGCGAAACACGATCTGGAAAATTCCAAGGTCGCGTTCGAGAGCACGATCATAGAACAGGGCAACTGGAAGCTGGTCTGGGAAAACAACCGCGAATGCTATCACTGCGCCGGCAACCACCCGTCGCTGTGCCGCACCTTCCCCGAAGACCCGCGCGCCGTCGGCAATGATGACAGCGGAGAGTTGCTGGATATACAGAAAAACCATGCCGAGCGTTGCAACGCGGTGGGCGCATTGTCGGCCTATAAAATCGCCGCCGATGGTGAATGGCGTTTCGTGCGCGCGCCGCTGCTGGATACGGCGGAAAGCTACACCCTGGACGGCAAGGTCGCGGTGACCAAGCCAAACTCGTCCTTTCCGTTCAAGGATGCCGGTGCGCTGCTGAAATTCCGCTATCCCGGGACGTGGAACCACTTCCTGTCGGATCACATCATCCTGTTCCGCGTCACGCCGATCGGTTCGATGGAGACCGAAGTCTGCACCAAATGGCTGGTCCACAAGGACGCAGTCGAGGGGCAGGATTACGATCTGAAACGCCTGACCGAGGTCTGGATCGCCACCAATGCCGAGGATCGCGAAGTGGTCGAGAACAACCAGCGCGGCATCCGGTCGCCGGCCTATGAGCCCGGCCCCTATTCCCCAACCCACGAAGGCGGCAACATTCAGTTCGTCGATTGGTATGCGGCTGCCATGATCCGCGCAATTACGCGCAGCGCGTCCAGATTCGCGGCGGAGTGA
- a CDS encoding hybrid-cluster NAD(P)-dependent oxidoreductase: MAVQPDLMASSDVAIWTDAEPLTCCAVVPEAPNTVTVSFVTASGAQFRYEPGQFLTLELPVPGGTVWKTYTISSSPSRPMTISVTVKAQAGSVGTRWMLDHLTPGMQIKAIGPAGIFSMPRNERKKYLFISAGSGITPLLAMTTYLYDRGTDVDVAFVHCAQRPQDIIARQRLEQMASRVPSIRLFFIVEQDDPYRVWTGLRGRLNQLMIGLIAGDYLERDVYCCGPEPFMNAVREMLIALGYDMDHYHQESFAAPVKKEDQLPEHDDVVLDERAAASVAFARSDVTAECNETDTVLAVARGAGIVIPSGCTFGVCGTCKVKKTAGDVHMVHNGGISEDDIAAGFILACCSSPIGAVEIDV; the protein is encoded by the coding sequence ATGGCAGTGCAACCTGATCTCATGGCCTCGTCAGACGTTGCGATCTGGACGGATGCCGAGCCGCTGACCTGCTGTGCGGTCGTCCCCGAGGCACCGAACACCGTCACCGTCAGCTTTGTGACGGCGTCAGGCGCTCAGTTTCGCTATGAGCCGGGACAGTTCCTGACCTTGGAGCTGCCGGTGCCCGGCGGAACGGTCTGGAAAACCTACACGATCTCGTCGTCGCCCTCGCGGCCGATGACCATTTCGGTCACCGTCAAGGCACAAGCCGGCAGCGTCGGCACGCGGTGGATGCTGGATCATCTGACGCCCGGCATGCAGATCAAGGCCATCGGTCCGGCGGGGATCTTTTCGATGCCCCGCAACGAACGAAAAAAGTATCTGTTCATCTCGGCGGGCTCGGGCATCACGCCCTTGCTGGCGATGACCACATATCTTTACGACCGGGGCACTGACGTCGACGTGGCATTCGTTCACTGCGCGCAGCGACCGCAGGACATTATCGCGCGGCAGCGGCTGGAACAGATGGCGTCGCGCGTGCCGTCGATCCGGCTGTTCTTCATTGTCGAACAGGACGACCCTTACCGTGTCTGGACGGGGCTGCGCGGGCGCCTCAATCAGCTGATGATCGGCCTGATCGCAGGCGACTATCTGGAGCGTGACGTCTACTGCTGCGGGCCCGAACCATTCATGAACGCTGTGCGCGAAATGCTGATCGCGCTTGGCTACGACATGGATCACTACCACCAGGAAAGCTTTGCCGCACCGGTCAAAAAGGAAGACCAGCTTCCAGAGCATGATGATGTCGTCCTCGACGAAAGGGCGGCAGCGAGCGTTGCTTTTGCACGATCCGATGTTACCGCCGAGTGCAATGAAACTGACACGGTGCTGGCCGTCGCGCGCGGCGCGGGCATCGTCATTCCGTCAGGCTGCACATTCGGCGTTTGCGGCACCTGCAAGGTCAAAAAGACCGCCGGCGACGTCCACATGGTGCATAACGGCGGCATATCCGAAGACGACATCGCAGCAGGGTTCATTCTGGCATGCTGCTCCAGTCCAATCGGCGCGGTAGAGATTGACGTCTGA
- the pobA gene encoding 4-hydroxybenzoate 3-monooxygenase, with protein MKTQVAIIGGGPSGLLLSQLLHTRGIDSVVLERKTKDYVLGRIRAGVLEQGLVRLMEEAGCAERLHAEGFAHDGTLISFGDETFRIDFTEHTGTPVVVYGQTEVTRDLYEAREKAGGKIEFNVEDVVIQGADSDTPHVYYTVGGEARRLDCDFVAGCDGFHGVSRQTIPLDVRREYEKVYPFGWLGVLSETPPVTHELIYANSSRGFALCSMRNESLSRYYIQCSLSDKPEDWTDEAFWQEFKRRIPADQAGKLVTGPTIEKSIAPLRSFVTEPMRWGRLFLCGDAAHIVPPTGAKGLNTAASDVHYLYNGLCDFYENNSVAGIDSYSEKALKRVWKAERFSWWFSSLMHRYPDQSEFDLKMQAAEIEFLRSNKAAQQAMAENYVGLPY; from the coding sequence ATGAAAACTCAGGTGGCGATCATTGGTGGCGGACCTTCTGGGCTTTTGCTCAGCCAACTTCTGCACACACGCGGGATCGACAGCGTTGTGTTGGAGCGCAAGACCAAGGACTATGTGCTTGGCCGTATCCGCGCCGGTGTTCTGGAACAGGGGCTGGTCAGGCTGATGGAGGAAGCCGGCTGCGCCGAGCGTCTGCATGCCGAGGGCTTTGCCCATGATGGAACGTTGATTTCGTTTGGCGACGAGACGTTCCGTATCGATTTCACCGAGCACACCGGCACACCTGTGGTGGTTTATGGTCAAACCGAGGTAACGCGCGATCTGTACGAAGCACGCGAAAAGGCGGGCGGCAAGATCGAATTCAATGTCGAGGACGTGGTCATCCAGGGCGCCGACAGCGATACGCCGCACGTCTATTATACGGTTGGGGGCGAGGCGCGCCGGCTCGACTGTGACTTCGTCGCTGGTTGCGACGGCTTTCACGGCGTCAGCCGCCAGACGATCCCCTTGGATGTCCGTCGCGAATACGAGAAGGTCTATCCGTTCGGCTGGCTCGGCGTCCTGTCCGAAACGCCGCCGGTTACGCATGAACTGATCTACGCCAACTCATCGCGGGGGTTTGCGCTGTGCTCGATGCGAAACGAAAGCCTCAGCCGCTACTACATCCAGTGCTCGCTCAGCGACAAACCCGAGGACTGGACCGACGAGGCGTTCTGGCAGGAATTCAAGCGCCGCATCCCCGCCGATCAGGCCGGGAAGCTTGTTACCGGACCGACAATCGAGAAATCCATCGCGCCGCTGCGATCCTTCGTCACCGAACCGATGCGTTGGGGGCGGCTGTTCCTGTGTGGCGACGCTGCACATATCGTCCCGCCAACCGGGGCCAAGGGACTGAACACGGCCGCGTCTGATGTTCATTACCTCTACAACGGTTTGTGCGACTTTTACGAAAACAACAGTGTTGCCGGTATCGACAGCTATTCCGAAAAGGCCCTGAAACGCGTCTGGAAAGCAGAGCGGTTCAGCTGGTGGTTCTCGTCGTTGATGCACCGCTATCCCGATCAGTCCGAGTTCGACCTCAAGATGCAGGCTGCCGAGATCGAATTCCTGCGGTCCAACAAGGCGGCACAGCAAGCGATGGCCGAAAACTATGTCGGCCTGCCCTACTGA